GGACCGAAATTATCGTGTGCATAACGACGAGCCAATTTAAACGCGGCTTCGTTTGCTTCGCCACCAGAATTAGCGAAGAACACTTTGTCGGCGAAAGTTGCTTCCGTCAGCTTGTCCGCAAGCTCTAAAGCTGGCTTATTCGTGAATACGTTACTTAAGTGCCAGATTTTATCTGCTTGATCTTTAAGAGCTTTAACCATACCAGGGTGATTATGGCCAAGAATGCTAACCGCAATACCACCAGCAAAGTCTACATATTCGTTTCCATTCTGATCCCATACACGCGAGCCTTCGCCGCGCTCAGGAAGAATTTCTGACGGATTGTAATTCGGAACCATGACCTCGTCGAAGGTCGCTCTAGTATAACTATCGGACATAAAAACACCTTAATTTTTGTCTAAGCTGACGATCTCAGCGTACATATTCATCAAAGATTAATCGCACATGATCCCTGTTTTCAACTCAAAATTCCAGCCTTCACTGGAAAAATACCGCATTTTACTTCAGAATATCGCTTTTACTTAAGGGAACTTTTGTCTATCATCCCCTTCCCTAACTTTCAAATACTAATTTTGCATAGTACAACTTTAAGGACTTAGGTCGCATAGTTATGGTAATTCGCCCTGCACAAAGCACTGATTTAGAAGATATTTTGGAGTTGGCTGCCAGCGCCGGCACAGGACTGACAACTCTACCCCACAATCCTGAAACGATTTCCAACAGAATCGACAACTCAGTACAAGCTCTCTCCCAAGAAATTAAACAGCCGGGCTCAGAGTGCTACTTTTTTGTGCTTGAAGATACCGAAGAAAAGAAAGTTATTGGAACCAGCGCTTTAGTATCAGCAGTCGGCTTAGATGACGGCTTCTTTAGCTATAAACTCAGTACTCAGGTTAGTGCTAGCCCAGATTTGGGGGTCTATAATCCTCACCAAATTCTTATCCTAGGAAACGATTACACCGGCGCGACTGAAATTGCGACGTTGTTCCTCGCCGAGGGGCATCGTGGTGGCACTAATGGCCACCTTTTATCAAAGTCACGTTTTTTATTCCTAGCCGATCATCCTGAGCGCTTTTCCGAGAAAATCATCGCCGAAATGCGCGGCTACTCTGATGACAATGGTTTTTCACCATTTTGGGAAGCTCTTGGCAAACGTTTCTTCAAGATGGATTTCGCCAAGGCTGATGCAGTTCGAGGCTTGGGAAGTAACACCTTTATTTCTGAACTAATGCCTAAATACCCTATTTATGTCGATATGCTTCCCGAGGAAGCTCGAGCAGTTATTGGTAGAGTTCACGCGGATACAGCTCCAGCCTTATCGCTGTTAAAGAAAGAAGGCTTTACCCATCAAAACTACGTTGACGTGTTTGATGGCGGTCCAACGGTTGAAGTTCAGAGAAATGCCATCAGAACTATCGCTAACAGTCACATTGTCGAGCTGGTCGCTGGAGAAGTCAGCGGCAACACCTTGCCAATCATGATCAGCAATCGTAAATTAAAGGATTACCGCTGTGTGGTTGCCCAAAGCCGCATAGAAGATGATCACATCATGATTCCTCAGTCGTCGATAGACGCACTAGGATTAAGCGCCGGTGATACGGTTAGAGCGGTTGCGTTATTTAACAAGTTCCGACCTTCGGGCTCGACAAAAACTCAATAAATTCAGGTTTATTATATGTTGCACAAAAACTTATTCATCAATAATCAATGGCTTGCTGGTGAAGGCACGTCGTTCAAGTCGATCAACCCAGCTGACGGTAGTACCGTTTGGGAATCCAATAGCGCAACGCCTGATCAAGTCGGTGACGCTATTATGGCCGCGCAAAAAGCAGGCTGGGAATGGAGTCAAAAGACGCTTGATGAACGTATCGAGGTCATCAAAAAATTTGAAGGGCTGGTTAGAGACAATAAAGAAAAAATTGCAGAAATCATTTCTCAAGAAACCGGTAAACCTTTCTGGGAAACCTTAACCGAAGCAGGCGCTATGGCCGGCAAAATTGATATTTCAATTAAAGCCTACCACGAGCGTACTGGCGTTAAAGAAACCGAAACACCATCTGGGCAAACTGCAATCCGCCATAAACCTCACGGCGTTTTAGCAGTGTTCGGCCCTTACAACTTCCCGGCTCACTTGCCGAACGGTCACATTGTGCCTGCATTAATCGCAGGTAACACTATCGTCTTTAAGCCAAGTGAACTGACTCCGGCCACGGCTGAGTTAACCATCCGTTTATGGGAAGCTGCAGGCCTACCAGAAGGCGTGATTAACTTGGTTCAAGGCGAAGTTGAAACAGGTGTGGCTTTAGCCAATCATCCGCAAGTAGACGGCATTTTATTCACCGGTAGTGAAACCGTCGGTAAGATCTTGCACTCTCAACTTGGTGGCGAACCAGGCAAAGTACTAGCATTAGAGATGGGTGGTAATAATCCACTGATCGTGGGCGATATTAAAGATGTTAATGGTGCGGTTTATCACACCATTCAATCGGCCTTTATTTCGGCTGGCCAACGTTGTACTTGTGCGCGACGTTTGTTCGTACCAAACACCAAAGAAGGCGATATCTTCCTAGATAAGCTAACCGAAGCCACTGCTAATATCCGCGTCAGCCATTACAACGACGATAACCAACCATTTATCGGCCCAGTGGTATCAGAAAAAGCAGCGCTAGATTTATTAGCAGCACAAGACAAGCTGATCGCTAAAGGTGCTAAACCATTAGTTAAAATGGAGCACCTAGAAAAAGGTACAGGTTTTGTTAACCCTGCTATCTTGGACGTCAGCGATGTTGAATTAGAAGATGAGGAGTACTTTGGTCCTCTATTACAAGTGATTCGCTATGAAAAATTCGAAGATGCGATTGTTGAAGGCAACAATACACGCTTCGGTTTATCGGCAGGTTTATTAAGTGACGACAGAGCCCAGTTCGACGAATTCTACACAAAAATTCGCGCGGGTATCGTCAACTGGAACAACCAAACAACAGGTGCCGCAGGCACAGCACCGTTTGGTGGGGTAGGTAATTCAGGCAACCATAAGCCAAGCGCTTATTACGCAGCAGACTACTGTGCGTACCCGGTTGCATCCATTGAGAACAACGCATGTTCTTTACCTGAAAACCTAACACCAGGGGTGAAGCTGTAAATGAGCAAAAAAGCTTTTGAGTTTAACTTTGATGGCCTTGTCGGCCCAACGCATAACTATGCCGGTCTCTCGCACGGTAACGTCGCATCAACGGCTAACGCCAACTTAGTCGCTCGTCCTAAAGAGGCGGCTAAGCAGGGGCTTGCTAAGATGAAGGCACTGCATGACATGGGCTTAAAACAAGGCGTATTAGCGCCTATGGAACGCCCTGACGTGCATACGTTGCGTAAGCTGGGTTTTACCGGTAGCGACGCCCAGGTCATCATCAAAGCCTCAAAGCAAGCTCCTAAAGTCTTAGCAGCGTGCAGCTCTGCATCGAGTATGTGGACTGCCAACGCTTGTACTATGGCACCATCAAGCGACACTGGCGACGGTAAAGCTCATTTCACGCCAGCTAACTTAGCGAATAAGTTTCACCGCTCGATTGAGCACGCCACCACTGGCCGTATTTTGCAGGCGATGTTCAAAGATGATAAACACTTTGCCCACCACCCTGCTTTGCCGATGGGCGATCACTTTGGTGACGAGGGTGCTGCTAACCACACGCGTTTCGTCGATATCAACGCAGACAAAGGTTATGGCAAAAAAGGCTTACACTTTTTTGTCTATGGTAAACACGCTTTTGATAGCAGCAAGCCAGCGCCTCACAAATACCCAGCGCGTCAATCTTTTGAAGCATCACAAGCAATATCGCGCTTACATCAGCTGGATATGGATAACACGGTTTTTGCCCAGCAAAACCCCCACGTCATTGATAAAGGCGTGTTCCATAACGATGTAATCGCTGTGGGTAACGGCAACGTGTTATTTGCTCACCAAAAAGCCTTCTTAAATCAGATGCAGGTTTATACCGACCTAGAACAAGCATTTGATGGCGAAGAGTTCCATGTGGTCGAAGTTGGCGCGAACGACGTCCCTGTTGAAGATGCCGT
The DNA window shown above is from Kangiella marina and carries:
- the astA gene encoding arginine N-succinyltransferase, with translation MVIRPAQSTDLEDILELAASAGTGLTTLPHNPETISNRIDNSVQALSQEIKQPGSECYFFVLEDTEEKKVIGTSALVSAVGLDDGFFSYKLSTQVSASPDLGVYNPHQILILGNDYTGATEIATLFLAEGHRGGTNGHLLSKSRFLFLADHPERFSEKIIAEMRGYSDDNGFSPFWEALGKRFFKMDFAKADAVRGLGSNTFISELMPKYPIYVDMLPEEARAVIGRVHADTAPALSLLKKEGFTHQNYVDVFDGGPTVEVQRNAIRTIANSHIVELVAGEVSGNTLPIMISNRKLKDYRCVVAQSRIEDDHIMIPQSSIDALGLSAGDTVRAVALFNKFRPSGSTKTQ
- the astD gene encoding succinylglutamate-semialdehyde dehydrogenase; amino-acid sequence: MLHKNLFINNQWLAGEGTSFKSINPADGSTVWESNSATPDQVGDAIMAAQKAGWEWSQKTLDERIEVIKKFEGLVRDNKEKIAEIISQETGKPFWETLTEAGAMAGKIDISIKAYHERTGVKETETPSGQTAIRHKPHGVLAVFGPYNFPAHLPNGHIVPALIAGNTIVFKPSELTPATAELTIRLWEAAGLPEGVINLVQGEVETGVALANHPQVDGILFTGSETVGKILHSQLGGEPGKVLALEMGGNNPLIVGDIKDVNGAVYHTIQSAFISAGQRCTCARRLFVPNTKEGDIFLDKLTEATANIRVSHYNDDNQPFIGPVVSEKAALDLLAAQDKLIAKGAKPLVKMEHLEKGTGFVNPAILDVSDVELEDEEYFGPLLQVIRYEKFEDAIVEGNNTRFGLSAGLLSDDRAQFDEFYTKIRAGIVNWNNQTTGAAGTAPFGGVGNSGNHKPSAYYAADYCAYPVASIENNACSLPENLTPGVKL
- the astB gene encoding N-succinylarginine dihydrolase, with product MSKKAFEFNFDGLVGPTHNYAGLSHGNVASTANANLVARPKEAAKQGLAKMKALHDMGLKQGVLAPMERPDVHTLRKLGFTGSDAQVIIKASKQAPKVLAACSSASSMWTANACTMAPSSDTGDGKAHFTPANLANKFHRSIEHATTGRILQAMFKDDKHFAHHPALPMGDHFGDEGAANHTRFVDINADKGYGKKGLHFFVYGKHAFDSSKPAPHKYPARQSFEASQAISRLHQLDMDNTVFAQQNPHVIDKGVFHNDVIAVGNGNVLFAHQKAFLNQMQVYTDLEQAFDGEEFHVVEVGANDVPVEDAVKSYLFNSQLITMDNGDMAIIAPGECETTPSVKEYLDWLVEQDTPIKEVKIFDVKQSMQNGGGPACLRQRVVLNETEIDAMNPNVLMSDKLFGELNTWVDKHYRDTLEEDDLADPSLLTESRTALDELTQILNLGSVYPFQLD